The sequence ATGCAGCCGAGCGCGAATCCGACGCTGTAGGCGGCGCTGATGAGGCCGATGGTGCTGGCCGAAAATCCCTCGGAAATGCCACGCAGCGCGATATAGGTTCCCTGCAGGCCATTGCCGCCGATCAGAATGCCGGCGGTAACGAGAAGCGGGATAAGAGGTCTGATCTGGCTCATTGCGGGCCGACTCGGTTTGGCGGGCTGAATAAGCACTATCTAAAGCGAAGGCGGGGGAAAGGACAGCCAGGAGGCGACATTGTTGCGCTTTGCCTTGACAAATCGGGCTGGCCATGCGCTTTTCCGGCCAATTTCGACAGTGCGGCCCATCTGGCCCGCAGCACGTTCCAGGATATAAAAATGCATCGTTACCGCAGCCACACCTGTGCCGCTCTCCGCAAGTCCGACGTCGGCGCGACCGTTCGCCTTTCCGGTTGGGTTCATCGCGTGCGAGATCATGGCGGCGTTCTCTTCATCGACCTTCGCGACCATTACGGCATCACCCAGGTGGTGGCCGATCCCGATAGCCCGGCCTTCAAGGTTGCCGAAACCGTGCGCGGCGAATGGGTCATCCGCATCGACGGCCTCGTCAAGGCACGCTCGGAGGACACCGTCAACAAGGGCATGGCGACCGGCGAGATCGAGCTTTATGCGCAGGAGATCGAAGTTCTCGGCGTTGCCAAGGAATTGCCGCTGCCGGTCTTCGGCGAGCCTGACTATCCTGAAGACGTTCGCCTGAAATATCGCTTCCTCGACCTTCGCCGCGAAACGCTGCACAGGAACATCGTCAAGCGCACGCAGATCATCTCCGCCATGCGCACCGGCATGGCCGATGCCGGCTTTGCCGAATATACCACGCCGATCCTGACGGCCTCTTCGCCCGAAGGCGCACGCGACTTCCTCGTGCCGTCGCGCATCCACGAAGGCAAGTTCTTCGCCCTGCCGCAGGCGCCGCAGCAGTACAAGCAGCTGCTGATGGTGGCCGGTTTCGACCGTTATTTCCAGATCGCGCCGTGCTTCCGCGATGAAGACCCGCGCGCCGACCGCCTGCCGGGCGAATTCTACCAGCTCGACGTCGAAATGAGCTTCGTGACCCAGGAAGATGTCTGGACCACGATGGAGCCGATGATGACGGCCGTGTTCGAAAAGTTCGCCGAAGGCAAGCCGGTTACCAAAGAGTGGCCGCGCATTCCCTATGACGAGGCGATCCGCAAGTATGGTTCCGACAAGCCCGACCTGCGCAACCCGATCGTCATGGAAGCCGTGACTGAACACTTCGACGGTTCGGGCTTCAAGGTCTTCGCCAACATGATCGCCTCCAACCCCAAGGTTCAGGTCTGGGCAATCCCGGCGAAAACCGGTGGTTCGCGCGCTTTCTGCGACCGCATGAACGCATGGGCACAGTCTCAGGGCCAGCCCGGCCTCGGCTACATCTTCTGGAAGGAAGAGGACGGCAAGGTCGGTGGTTCCGGTCCGCTTGCCAAGAACATCGGCGAGGAACGCACCGAGGCGCTGCGCCAGCAGCTCGGCCTCGAGGCGGGTGATGCCTGCTTCTTTGTCGCCGGCGATCCGGCCAAGTTCTACAAGTTTGCCGGCGAAGCGCGCACCCGCGCCGCCGACGAGCTGAACCTGATCGACCGCGACCGTTTCGAAATGTGCTGGATCGTCGATTTCCCCTTCTTCGAATACAACGAAGAGGAAAAGAAGATCGACTTCGCCCACAACCCCTTCTCCATGCCGCAGGGCGGTCTGGAAGCACTGGAAGGGCAGGACCCGCTCTCCATCAAGGCGTTCCAGTATGATGCGGTTTGCAACGGCTTCGAAATCGCCTCCGGCTCGATCCGTAACCAGTCGCCCGAGTTGATGGTCAAGGCCTTCGAAAAGGTAGGTCTCAGCCAGACGGACGTGGAAGAGCGCTTCGGCGGTCTCTACCGCGCCTTCCAGTACGGCGCGCCTCCGCATGGCGGTTGCGCATTCGGCATCGACCGTGTGGTCATGCTGCTGGTCGGCGCCAAGAACCTGCGTGAAATCACGCTGTTCCCGATGAACCAGCAGGCGCAGGATCTCTTGATGAACGCGCCGTCCCCGGCAACGCCGACGCAGCTTCGCGAACTGGCGCTGCGGGTGGTTCCGTCCAAGAAAGACTGATCTGGATTATTCAGGTTCAAACAAAGGGCTGGCGGCGACGCCGGCCCTTTTTTGTTTTTGCAACGAACGCGGCAAAGTCACAATTTTACCGCGCGTTAAACCGAATTCCGCGCACAATCAGCCGAAATCCGCTTCCAGTATAGGCTTCGCGTTCACCTGAGGGACGCAAGACTATTCGGGGTTTTAAACTTGGGACAGCGCCGGCCGAACTTCGCTTTCGGTTTCGGCGCGATCATATTTATAAGGATTTCAGAATGGTACATGAAACGGAAAAAGATATCGCGCCGGCGGGTGGATATGCACCTCCAGCCCCGCCGCGCAGCAATTTCGCCGTCAGCCTGCGTTCGCCCGGCGCCAAGTTCCTGATGATCGGCTTCATATCGATGGTTCTGCTTGTGCCGCTCCTGCTCGTCTGGGGGCTGACGGAGGAGCGCGCCTCGCGGGCGGAAGACGTCTCGGGGCGGATC comes from Rhizobium rhizogenes and encodes:
- the aspS gene encoding aspartate--tRNA ligase, producing MHRYRSHTCAALRKSDVGATVRLSGWVHRVRDHGGVLFIDLRDHYGITQVVADPDSPAFKVAETVRGEWVIRIDGLVKARSEDTVNKGMATGEIELYAQEIEVLGVAKELPLPVFGEPDYPEDVRLKYRFLDLRRETLHRNIVKRTQIISAMRTGMADAGFAEYTTPILTASSPEGARDFLVPSRIHEGKFFALPQAPQQYKQLLMVAGFDRYFQIAPCFRDEDPRADRLPGEFYQLDVEMSFVTQEDVWTTMEPMMTAVFEKFAEGKPVTKEWPRIPYDEAIRKYGSDKPDLRNPIVMEAVTEHFDGSGFKVFANMIASNPKVQVWAIPAKTGGSRAFCDRMNAWAQSQGQPGLGYIFWKEEDGKVGGSGPLAKNIGEERTEALRQQLGLEAGDACFFVAGDPAKFYKFAGEARTRAADELNLIDRDRFEMCWIVDFPFFEYNEEEKKIDFAHNPFSMPQGGLEALEGQDPLSIKAFQYDAVCNGFEIASGSIRNQSPELMVKAFEKVGLSQTDVEERFGGLYRAFQYGAPPHGGCAFGIDRVVMLLVGAKNLREITLFPMNQQAQDLLMNAPSPATPTQLRELALRVVPSKKD